In one Candidatus Lokiarchaeota archaeon genomic region, the following are encoded:
- a CDS encoding urocanate hydratase produces MKIKLSDDLPEYPDFDPHIRRAPNRGYDLKYKDTVTALKNALRYVPDSLHETLAPEFLEELRTRGRIYAYRYRPPGEIKAKPVEEYKGILEARAIQVMIDNNLDFDVALYPYELVTYGESGQVCQNWLQYRLIKKYLENMTEEQTLVVSSGHPVGLFPSHRNAPRAILTNGLMVGMFDTPEDFHWATEMGVANYGQMTAGGWMYIGPQGIVHGTYITLLNAGRMYLGVPEDQDLAGKLYISSGLGGMSGAQAKAVEIAGGIGVIAEVDKSRIETRSEQGWLSKWSDDLDEVFSWVEEYRKKKEAISIGYYGNIVDLWRYVVENGINVELASDQTSCHAVYEGGYTPEGLSFDEGRKLLKNNRSKFKELVDESLRKQFEYIKTMTERGTHFWDYGNSFMKAVFDAGVKEIAKNSQDTSEGFIFPSYVEDIMGPVCFDYGYGPFRWVCLSEKHEDLLKTDKAAMSCIDPERRGQDRDNYIWIRDADDNDLVVGSQARILYADGEGRQEIALKFNELVRKGEIGPVMLGRDHHDTGATDSPFRETSNIYDGSRITSDMAHQSWAGNAARGMTMCVLSNGGGVGTGKAINGGFGLVLDGSERVDKIIQSAIDWDVTGGIARRAWARNPHAIETAIDWNKSSAGAGQITIPYVPEEGLVEKLVQKELNE; encoded by the coding sequence ATGAAGATTAAGTTGTCAGATGACCTTCCAGAATACCCAGATTTTGATCCCCATATTCGACGGGCCCCTAATCGAGGATATGATCTCAAGTACAAAGATACAGTCACTGCCTTGAAGAATGCTCTACGATATGTGCCTGATAGTCTACATGAAACACTTGCTCCAGAGTTCCTTGAGGAACTACGGACTCGTGGGAGAATCTATGCCTATCGATACAGACCACCAGGTGAGATAAAGGCAAAACCAGTAGAAGAATACAAGGGTATCCTTGAAGCTCGTGCAATCCAAGTGATGATCGACAATAATCTGGATTTCGATGTGGCCCTATATCCCTACGAGCTTGTTACTTACGGGGAATCTGGACAGGTGTGCCAGAATTGGCTGCAGTACCGGCTTATCAAAAAATACCTAGAGAACATGACTGAGGAGCAGACACTTGTAGTCAGTTCGGGACATCCAGTCGGTCTTTTCCCTTCACATCGGAACGCCCCACGAGCAATTCTGACTAATGGTCTCATGGTTGGCATGTTTGATACACCCGAGGACTTCCATTGGGCTACTGAAATGGGTGTGGCGAATTACGGTCAGATGACAGCTGGAGGTTGGATGTACATAGGACCGCAGGGGATAGTCCATGGTACATACATCACCCTTCTCAATGCAGGGCGAATGTATCTTGGAGTCCCAGAGGATCAAGATTTGGCCGGTAAATTGTATATTTCGTCTGGCCTTGGTGGTATGAGCGGTGCTCAGGCGAAGGCAGTAGAGATAGCTGGGGGTATCGGTGTCATCGCGGAAGTCGACAAGAGCAGAATTGAGACCCGCAGCGAGCAAGGCTGGTTATCCAAGTGGTCTGATGACCTAGATGAAGTATTCAGCTGGGTTGAGGAGTATCGCAAGAAGAAAGAAGCGATATCAATTGGATACTACGGCAATATTGTTGATTTGTGGAGATATGTAGTCGAAAACGGTATCAACGTGGAATTGGCTTCAGATCAAACTTCTTGTCATGCGGTGTATGAGGGCGGATATACTCCGGAAGGATTATCTTTTGATGAAGGAAGAAAACTCCTCAAGAACAATCGTAGCAAGTTCAAGGAGTTAGTTGACGAGTCGCTTAGAAAACAGTTCGAATACATAAAAACGATGACCGAGCGTGGCACTCACTTCTGGGATTATGGGAACAGTTTCATGAAGGCAGTTTTTGATGCGGGCGTCAAAGAAATTGCCAAGAATAGCCAAGATACCAGTGAAGGTTTCATCTTCCCATCTTATGTTGAAGATATCATGGGTCCAGTATGCTTTGATTATGGCTATGGGCCTTTCCGGTGGGTTTGTCTCAGCGAGAAGCACGAAGACCTTCTCAAGACGGATAAAGCGGCAATGTCCTGTATTGACCCAGAACGCAGAGGACAAGACCGTGATAATTACATCTGGATACGGGACGCTGATGATAATGACCTAGTTGTTGGATCCCAAGCCCGAATCCTGTATGCCGATGGTGAAGGACGCCAAGAAATCGCACTAAAATTCAATGAGCTGGTTAGAAAGGGCGAGATAGGACCAGTTATGCTCGGCCGTGATCATCATGATACAGGCGCCACAGACTCTCCATTCAGAGAGACATCAAATATCTACGATGGAAGTAGGATTACCAGTGACATGGCACACCAAAGCTGGGCAGGAAACGCAGCTAGAGGTATGACAATGTGTGTGCTCTCAAATGGGGGAGGGGTTGGTACAGGAAAGGCAATCAACGGAGGCTTCGGTCTAGTGCTCGATGGTAGTGAGAGAGTAGACAAAATCATACAATCTGCAATAGACTGGGACGTTACGGGCGGCATCGCCCGCAGAGCTTGGGCACGTAACCCACATGCAATTGAAACTGCAATTGACTGGAACAAATCTTCAGCCGGGGCGGGGCAAATTACAATACCCTATGTACCGGAAGAAGGGCTGGTCGAGAAGCTCGTACAAAAGGAGCTCAATGAATAA
- a CDS encoding glucose sorbosone dehydrogenase, with the protein MLLNRQLTYIFFLLFLFSPVFISNNVATPVEPSNEQLDLELELAFPNLSFQQPLGLVHANDGTNRLFVVEKRGVIYVFENSPTTQSAEIFLDISARVRDDGYEEGLLGLAFHPDYESNGYFYVDYTASNPRRTVVSRFSVSPADENSADSTSEQVILEVEQPYSNHNGGQLAFGPDGLLYIALGDGGDAGDPHEHGQNKSTLLGSILRISVDETSDGKNYAIPEDNPFAGSSTEGADEIFAYGFRNPWRFSWDYDTESLWAGDVGQSSVEEIDIVENGKNYGWNIKEGDSCYSPPSGCSDEGLTDPVWTYGHDVGVSITGGFVYRGNRIPELSGKYIYGDFGTGKIWSLEYNDTSSSNNTEIADTTFSISSFGVDADENLYIVDFGGQIYQFTSTTTTTTTEPTTTPTTTPPFPSELQIYVITAGLGIVVLAGIAYWYYRVR; encoded by the coding sequence ATGTTATTGAACAGACAATTGACGTACATATTCTTCTTACTCTTCTTATTCAGCCCAGTTTTCATATCAAACAACGTAGCTACTCCAGTGGAACCGTCCAACGAACAACTGGATCTCGAGCTGGAGCTGGCATTTCCCAATCTCTCATTTCAACAGCCACTAGGATTGGTACATGCCAATGACGGAACAAATCGGCTATTTGTTGTTGAGAAGCGAGGCGTAATCTACGTCTTTGAGAACTCTCCCACTACACAATCCGCCGAAATCTTTCTGGATATATCCGCCCGTGTGAGAGACGATGGCTATGAAGAGGGTCTTCTTGGCCTTGCTTTCCATCCCGACTATGAGAGCAACGGGTATTTCTACGTTGATTACACAGCTTCGAATCCCCGACGAACCGTTGTTTCACGGTTTTCCGTAAGCCCAGCAGACGAGAATTCAGCTGACTCTACCTCTGAACAGGTGATACTTGAAGTTGAACAACCGTATTCAAACCATAACGGAGGTCAGCTTGCATTTGGTCCAGATGGCCTGCTCTACATAGCTTTGGGTGATGGGGGAGACGCTGGTGATCCACATGAACATGGGCAGAACAAGTCCACCCTGCTTGGATCTATCCTACGAATCTCTGTTGATGAGACTTCTGACGGCAAGAACTATGCAATCCCTGAGGATAACCCGTTTGCTGGAAGCTCCACCGAGGGGGCTGATGAAATCTTCGCCTATGGCTTCCGCAATCCTTGGCGTTTCAGCTGGGACTATGATACAGAGAGTCTATGGGCTGGAGATGTCGGACAGAGCAGTGTTGAGGAAATAGACATTGTTGAAAATGGTAAGAACTATGGTTGGAATATCAAGGAGGGTGACAGCTGTTACAGTCCCCCTAGTGGCTGTTCTGATGAGGGTCTTACTGACCCTGTATGGACGTACGGCCATGATGTGGGAGTTTCAATAACTGGTGGTTTCGTATATAGAGGAAACCGAATACCAGAGCTATCTGGAAAATACATCTATGGGGATTTTGGCACGGGAAAGATTTGGTCGCTAGAGTACAATGATACAAGTTCCTCGAATAACACAGAGATAGCAGATACGACGTTCTCCATATCATCCTTTGGTGTAGACGCTGACGAAAACCTCTACATTGTAGATTTCGGAGGCCAAATCTACCAGTTTACCTCTACTACTACTACCACTACTACCGAGCCCACTACCACACCAACTACAACCCCACCTTTCCCAAGTGAACTGCAAATCTATGTCATAACAGCGGGCCTAGGTATCGTGGTACTAGCCGGTATTGCCTATTGGTACTACCGTGTACGCTAA
- a CDS encoding ATP-binding cassette domain-containing protein, giving the protein MPGRTTGRGLFRMPIIEFADFSFRYLGSEALALRRVSLSIEEGEYVLVSGPSGCGKTTFCRAINGLVPHFHRGYLSGDVFIASENTKETSVADLARTAGMVFQNPSNQLVTLNVEKELAFGPENLGIPPPEIRKKVDEMIALLDLEHLREKHPHEMSGGEQQAVALAATLALEPDILIADEPTSNLDPRSAERILGIISSLNEKGMTVVLVEHRLDLVSNDATRLLLMKDGEVVADGSPREVLVSEICEEIGVGIPKVVQVYKNLRNHGIDLGRVPLSGDELAQLAKEAHVP; this is encoded by the coding sequence ATGCCAGGTAGAACAACGGGAAGAGGACTGTTCCGAATGCCGATCATAGAGTTTGCTGACTTCAGCTTCAGATACTTGGGTTCAGAGGCTCTGGCATTGCGTAGAGTTTCTCTCAGTATTGAGGAAGGAGAATACGTCCTTGTTTCTGGTCCTTCAGGATGTGGAAAAACGACATTTTGCAGAGCAATAAACGGTCTTGTTCCGCATTTTCATCGTGGATATTTATCAGGAGACGTCTTTATTGCATCTGAAAATACGAAGGAAACTTCCGTAGCCGACCTTGCAAGAACTGCGGGAATGGTGTTTCAAAACCCTAGCAATCAGTTAGTGACCTTGAACGTTGAAAAAGAATTGGCTTTTGGACCGGAGAACCTGGGTATTCCCCCTCCTGAGATTCGAAAGAAAGTTGATGAGATGATTGCTCTTCTTGACCTTGAACATCTACGTGAAAAACACCCACATGAGATGTCAGGTGGCGAACAGCAAGCTGTAGCATTAGCTGCAACACTTGCTCTGGAACCCGATATACTCATTGCTGATGAACCTACTTCTAATCTGGATCCGAGAAGTGCAGAACGTATTCTTGGCATAATCTCATCGCTAAACGAGAAAGGCATGACAGTTGTCTTGGTAGAGCATCGATTGGATCTCGTTTCAAATGATGCAACTAGGCTGCTTCTCATGAAAGATGGTGAGGTTGTTGCAGATGGCTCCCCACGAGAGGTACTTGTGTCTGAAATCTGCGAAGAGATTGGTGTTGGGATTCCGAAGGTTGTCCAAGTCTACAAGAATCTACGAAATCATGGAATCGATTTAGGTAGAGTACCCCTGAGTGGAGATGAGTTGGCACAATTGGCAAAGGAGGCACATGTTCCATGA
- a CDS encoding prefoldin subunit beta — protein MAQTLPPALEDKLRKFENMRKNHERLQMMVQQLQSQLNETEATLDELEDQPDDTVTYKSVGQVMFRVDKPELVEELSDKQETLTMKLKSTKKQRDTLQKKLQSEQEEIQLELGKHNLQLQ, from the coding sequence ATGGCTCAAACACTCCCCCCAGCATTGGAAGATAAGCTCCGAAAATTCGAGAATATGCGTAAGAACCATGAACGTCTACAGATGATGGTTCAACAGCTTCAATCTCAGCTTAACGAGACCGAAGCAACACTTGATGAACTGGAAGATCAGCCTGATGATACTGTTACGTATAAGAGCGTTGGTCAAGTGATGTTCCGTGTGGACAAACCTGAGCTTGTGGAAGAGCTGTCAGATAAGCAAGAAACGCTTACGATGAAGCTCAAATCGACAAAGAAACAGCGCGATACCCTCCAGAAAAAGCTTCAGTCCGAACAAGAAGAGATTCAGCTCGAGCTTGGGAAACACAATCTCCAGTTGCAGTGA
- a CDS encoding 50S ribosomal protein L37ae: MARRTKKVGSTGRLGARYGARLRRTVYEIEARRAEPHRCPSCATRALKRKAAGLWECRKCGLTFAGGAYVPFTDAGKAAQRAIAQRVSGDFLALKEEGEEELDFLPNVESEEMAAMEEAIAASIEETPAAVEPTPLRIEEESVGEAEEAKAEEEEEEEEEVIPEVGEL; encoded by the coding sequence ATGGCAAGACGCACAAAGAAAGTCGGTTCAACTGGTAGACTTGGCGCACGATATGGTGCTAGACTTCGGCGAACAGTTTATGAAATAGAGGCCAGAAGAGCGGAACCTCATCGTTGCCCATCATGTGCTACTCGTGCATTGAAGCGAAAAGCAGCTGGGCTCTGGGAATGTCGAAAATGCGGTCTCACATTTGCAGGTGGCGCCTATGTTCCATTTACTGACGCTGGCAAAGCTGCACAGCGTGCTATTGCTCAGCGTGTAAGCGGTGATTTCTTGGCATTGAAAGAAGAAGGCGAAGAGGAACTTGACTTCTTGCCTAATGTTGAGAGCGAGGAGATGGCGGCTATGGAAGAAGCTATTGCGGCCAGTATTGAAGAAACTCCCGCTGCGGTTGAACCCACCCCTCTTCGAATTGAAGAAGAATCAGTGGGAGAAGCCGAAGAGGCCAAGGCCGAAGAAGAAGAAGAAGAAGAGGAAGAAGTCATTCCAGAGGTTGGCGAGCTGTAG
- a CDS encoding ZIP family metal transporter, translated as MMVLFWIIASCFAMSLIAWVGLLTLSIREELLQKILLPLVAFSAGSLLGGAFLHLIPETVKETGGSIDIFVWLLVGFSIFFLLEQILEWHHCHRIPSNHKKPVSYLILVADGLHNLIGGLAIAGSFLVSIPIGIVTWIAAAAHEIPQELGDFGILLHSGWDKMKALTFNFFSALTIMIGGLITYFASASLPTTFLLPFAAGNFIYIASSDLIPEVKHGESISKGIGYFLCFVAGNVLILAVRIIFAL; from the coding sequence ATAATGGTTCTTTTTTGGATTATAGCAAGTTGCTTTGCAATGAGTTTGATTGCATGGGTTGGCCTACTTACCTTGTCAATCAGAGAAGAGTTACTACAGAAGATTCTTCTCCCTCTCGTGGCGTTTTCAGCTGGTTCATTGCTGGGCGGGGCATTTCTACATCTCATCCCCGAAACCGTAAAGGAAACCGGTGGATCTATTGATATCTTCGTCTGGCTCCTTGTCGGTTTTTCTATCTTCTTCCTCCTAGAACAAATTCTCGAATGGCACCACTGTCATCGCATCCCATCAAATCACAAGAAGCCGGTAAGCTATCTGATTTTGGTTGCTGACGGTCTACACAATCTGATAGGTGGGTTAGCTATAGCTGGTTCTTTCTTGGTCAGCATCCCAATAGGCATAGTTACATGGATTGCCGCAGCGGCCCACGAAATTCCACAGGAATTAGGCGATTTCGGAATACTCTTGCATAGTGGCTGGGACAAGATGAAGGCTCTCACGTTCAATTTCTTCTCCGCATTGACTATCATGATTGGAGGATTGATTACCTACTTTGCGTCAGCGAGCTTACCAACAACATTCCTCTTACCGTTCGCAGCGGGCAATTTCATCTACATCGCATCATCCGACTTGATACCTGAAGTTAAACATGGCGAGAGTATCTCCAAAGGCATAGGGTATTTCCTCTGCTTTGTTGCTGGGAATGTACTAATACTCGCAGTTAGAATCATATTCGCACTGTAA
- a CDS encoding DUF3194 domain-containing protein — MNAVLRIGLPELTAEDIASLAELCEEHITGYIFEKLGSKSIEEMTVTCILEMDDDGLQLDVQIDIEQKFETGHDLDALLDEATQNGVKWLEKQLMEMKDE, encoded by the coding sequence ATGAATGCAGTTCTCCGCATCGGTCTGCCTGAGCTCACAGCAGAGGACATAGCTAGCCTCGCAGAGCTTTGCGAAGAACACATTACAGGGTACATTTTCGAGAAGTTAGGTAGCAAGAGCATCGAAGAGATGACTGTTACCTGTATTCTTGAGATGGATGATGATGGTTTGCAGCTAGATGTTCAGATAGACATCGAGCAGAAATTCGAGACGGGACATGATTTGGATGCTCTCTTGGATGAAGCAACCCAAAACGGGGTAAAATGGCTGGAAAAACAGTTGATGGAGATGAAAGATGAGTGA
- a CDS encoding ATP-binding cassette domain-containing protein, whose translation MILLDDVYYAYDGIYTALKGISLEIDAGERVAIMGENGAGKTTLLKHLNGLLRPQKGNVYLNGESTSKKSVAELSKKVGLVWQNPDLQLFLNSVEKEVLFGLKNMGLDETESHARCDATLEQLYLTHLRERSPFSLSGGERKRVALASILAIEPQILALDEPTIGQDARQKERLAKLIIGLNNKGKTVIVVTHDTEFVIEYFPRTIAMADGRIIADGSTSSVLSNSKVLEHCSLTPPEMTKAANALNSIFDEVPSRLTQVPEVEGALLRLLGGV comes from the coding sequence ATGATACTGTTGGATGATGTATATTATGCCTATGACGGCATCTACACAGCTCTAAAGGGTATATCTCTTGAGATAGACGCGGGAGAACGTGTTGCCATAATGGGAGAAAACGGGGCTGGTAAGACAACTCTGCTTAAACACCTGAATGGTTTGCTTCGTCCACAGAAAGGAAATGTGTATTTGAATGGTGAGAGCACGTCCAAGAAATCCGTAGCCGAACTATCAAAGAAAGTTGGTTTGGTGTGGCAGAATCCAGACCTCCAGCTCTTTCTGAACAGTGTTGAGAAGGAGGTCCTGTTTGGGTTGAAGAATATGGGTTTGGATGAGACAGAATCTCACGCCCGCTGCGATGCGACATTGGAACAGCTATACTTGACACATCTCCGTGAACGTTCGCCATTTTCACTGTCGGGCGGTGAGCGAAAGCGGGTGGCACTAGCATCAATTCTAGCAATTGAACCTCAGATTCTTGCTCTTGATGAACCCACAATTGGACAGGACGCGCGGCAGAAAGAGAGACTGGCCAAGCTGATTATCGGCTTGAATAACAAAGGCAAGACAGTCATCGTAGTGACCCATGATACCGAATTCGTTATCGAGTATTTCCCCCGAACCATTGCAATGGCGGACGGCAGAATCATTGCGGATGGCTCCACCAGTTCTGTATTGAGCAACTCTAAGGTTTTGGAACACTGTTCACTTACTCCTCCTGAGATGACTAAAGCCGCCAACGCTTTGAACTCAATATTCGATGAAGTTCCTAGTCGTCTAACTCAAGTTCCTGAGGTTGAAGGGGCATTGCTGAGATTATTGGGAGGTGTCTGA
- a CDS encoding exosome complex protein Rrp42, giving the protein MGDFSSEIISQVDRGWISKLLDSGKRVDGRKFDEYRPIEIELDPVAEKAEGSAIVRMGNTTVIAGVKVILGEPYPDRPTDGVTIVTAEMTPVASPMFEPGPPREDAIELARVVDRGVRESETVDASELCIEPGKKVYMVFCDVYPLEYDGNLFDSSSLAVNAALKRAEYDEYAWEDGKAVKTGEKKKLPLKNMALELTVSNIGPHMVIDPTLKEEFVQDSRLTMAIDKDDNFAAIQKGGGIGPITLDQVDRAMGMALDRVEDLRDILDEALEEGE; this is encoded by the coding sequence ATGGGAGATTTTAGTAGTGAAATTATAAGCCAAGTTGATAGAGGCTGGATATCGAAATTATTGGACAGTGGCAAACGAGTAGATGGACGGAAATTCGACGAGTACCGCCCAATCGAGATTGAACTTGACCCAGTAGCCGAGAAGGCAGAAGGTTCAGCAATTGTTCGTATGGGTAACACTACGGTGATTGCTGGAGTGAAGGTAATACTCGGTGAGCCCTATCCAGATAGGCCCACTGATGGTGTGACAATCGTTACTGCTGAGATGACCCCCGTAGCTTCTCCCATGTTCGAGCCCGGCCCTCCGCGCGAAGATGCGATTGAACTAGCACGTGTTGTTGATCGGGGAGTTCGTGAAAGCGAAACTGTTGACGCGTCTGAACTCTGTATTGAACCTGGCAAGAAGGTGTACATGGTCTTTTGTGATGTATACCCACTGGAATATGATGGCAATCTCTTTGATTCTTCATCCCTTGCAGTGAATGCTGCCTTAAAGAGAGCAGAGTATGATGAGTACGCGTGGGAGGACGGAAAAGCTGTCAAAACTGGTGAGAAGAAGAAATTACCATTGAAGAACATGGCTCTTGAGCTGACTGTATCGAATATTGGGCCACACATGGTCATAGATCCCACACTCAAAGAAGAATTCGTGCAGGATTCACGACTCACCATGGCAATTGACAAGGATGACAATTTTGCAGCCATACAGAAGGGCGGTGGTATTGGTCCCATTACGCTGGATCAGGTTGATCGCGCTATGGGTATGGCTTTGGATCGCGTTGAGGATCTGCGCGATATATTGGACGAAGCCCTTGAAGAAGGCGAATAG
- the phrB gene encoding deoxyribodipyrimidine photo-lyase — MLDGVPKSITPLSSFSSELDCLISEGRITRLNDMDLNSGKYVLYWMQRSQRSSNNHALEYAIHKANSLEVPLVVYFGLTPDYPEGNIRHYHFMLEGLQETQQNLRSRGIDMIVRIEPPFVGVVAMAEESRMLVTDCGYLRHHRRWRQQVSSRIKCPMIQVETDAVVPVRVTSPKEEYAARTIRPKIHKHLDEYLMPVEETKINSEIYTPDISSVDLDNLNSIESRLNVDESVDICRDLRGGTKRAKARLQDFIRTKLDDYDELRNDPSKDYLSNMSPYLHFGQISPLYIALRITESGRTGTDSYLEELIVRRELTLNFCFYNQEYDSLNCLPDWARTTLHKHRDDSREYVYTMNEFEHAETHDDYWNAAQQDMVDTGKMHGYMRMYWSKKILEWTENPEAAHAIALSLNNKYELDGRDPNGFTGVAWCFGKHDRAWKERPIYGKVRYMSANGLERKFDIEQYVHQHV, encoded by the coding sequence ATGCTAGATGGTGTACCAAAGTCTATTACTCCTCTGTCCTCATTCTCTTCCGAGTTGGATTGCTTGATTTCAGAAGGAAGAATAACGCGCCTCAACGATATGGATCTCAATTCCGGGAAGTATGTTCTTTACTGGATGCAGCGGTCTCAACGTTCCTCGAATAATCATGCGCTAGAATACGCTATTCATAAGGCAAACTCGCTTGAAGTTCCACTAGTGGTTTACTTCGGTCTCACCCCTGATTATCCTGAAGGGAATATTCGGCATTACCACTTCATGCTCGAAGGTTTACAGGAAACACAACAAAACCTCAGATCTAGGGGCATTGATATGATTGTGCGAATTGAGCCGCCCTTTGTAGGAGTCGTGGCAATGGCTGAAGAATCTCGTATGCTTGTAACTGATTGTGGATACCTGAGACATCATAGGCGTTGGCGCCAACAGGTATCCTCACGAATCAAGTGTCCCATGATTCAAGTGGAGACGGATGCAGTAGTTCCAGTGCGAGTCACTTCGCCAAAGGAGGAATACGCAGCTCGTACTATTCGACCGAAGATTCACAAGCATCTGGATGAATACTTGATGCCTGTTGAAGAAACCAAAATCAATTCCGAGATTTATACGCCTGATATCTCTTCAGTAGATTTAGACAACTTGAACTCTATTGAATCCCGCTTGAATGTTGACGAATCAGTTGATATCTGTAGAGACTTAAGAGGAGGCACCAAACGAGCAAAGGCACGGCTTCAGGATTTCATCAGGACCAAGCTTGATGACTACGATGAACTACGTAACGATCCGTCGAAAGACTACTTGTCAAACATGAGTCCATATCTCCATTTTGGGCAAATCTCACCTCTATACATCGCGTTGAGGATAACTGAATCTGGTCGCACAGGAACTGATAGCTATCTGGAAGAGCTAATTGTCCGTCGTGAACTCACTCTCAATTTCTGCTTCTATAATCAGGAATACGATTCGTTGAATTGCCTTCCTGACTGGGCAAGGACCACACTTCACAAACATCGTGACGATTCCCGTGAATACGTTTACACAATGAATGAGTTTGAGCATGCTGAAACACATGATGACTACTGGAATGCTGCCCAACAGGACATGGTTGATACTGGCAAAATGCACGGGTACATGCGTATGTATTGGTCAAAGAAAATTCTCGAGTGGACTGAGAACCCAGAGGCAGCCCATGCTATTGCGCTTTCATTGAATAACAAATATGAGCTGGATGGACGGGATCCAAATGGCTTCACAGGAGTTGCATGGTGCTTTGGCAAGCATGACCGTGCTTGGAAAGAGCGACCTATATACGGCAAGGTCAGGTATATGAGCGCCAATGGACTAGAACGGAAATTCGACATTGAGCAGTATGTTCATCAGCATGTTTGA
- a CDS encoding VOC family protein: MGGIVFFRTERLSEIEEFYEERIGMNIWLEQPGCTILSYDNLLLGFCQREKAETEGMITFYYDTTEKVDDMYEKLRDIAETEPQKNQKYRIYQWFAKDPEGRDLEFQAFLHDLPDINC; the protein is encoded by the coding sequence ATGGGCGGTATTGTCTTCTTCCGAACAGAACGGCTTAGCGAAATAGAGGAATTCTACGAAGAACGCATTGGCATGAATATCTGGCTCGAGCAGCCTGGTTGCACCATTCTCAGTTATGATAATCTCCTATTGGGTTTCTGTCAGCGGGAAAAGGCAGAAACCGAGGGTATGATAACGTTCTACTATGATACAACAGAAAAAGTAGATGATATGTATGAGAAGCTGAGAGACATCGCGGAAACAGAGCCACAAAAGAACCAGAAATACAGAATCTACCAGTGGTTCGCTAAGGATCCAGAAGGTCGTGATTTGGAGTTTCAAGCTTTTCTGCACGACTTGCCAGATATCAACTGTTGA